One Antennarius striatus isolate MH-2024 chromosome 17, ASM4005453v1, whole genome shotgun sequence genomic window carries:
- the syf2 gene encoding pre-mRNA-splicing factor syf2 yields MASCSEESAIATAAEEDATETPASQKREERLRKFRELHFKRNEARKLNHQEVVEEDKRMKLPSNWEAKRARLEWELAEDQKRKECAARGEDYGRVKLLEITADDAERWERKKKKKNPDTGFAGYAEAQFRQYQRLTKQIRPDMEGYEKQREECGEDFHPTSSSLIHGTHIPTTEGIDRMVEDVEKQIEKRAKYSRRRAYNDDADIDYINERNAKFNKKAERFYGKYTAEIKQNLERGTAV; encoded by the exons ATGGCGTCATGCAGTGAG GAGTCTGCCATCGCTACAGCGGCTGAAGAGGACGCAACTGAAACTCCTGCGTCCCAAAAGAGAGAAGAGCGACTACGGAAATTTAGAGAGTTGCACTTCAAACGG AATGAAGCAAGGAAGCTCAATCACCAGGAGGTTGTGGAGGAGGATAAAAGAATGAAATTACCATCAAACTGGGAGGCTAAAAGGGCTCGATTGGAATGGGAACTTGCCGAAGATCAAAAGAGAAAG GAATGTGCTGCCAGAGGTGAGGACTATGGCAGAGTAAAACTACTGGAAATTACTGCTGACGATGCAGAGCgctgggaaagaaagaaaaagaagaaaaatccagACACTGGATTTGCAG GATACGCGGAGGCCCAATTCCGACAGTATCAGAGGCTCACCAAGCAAATCAGGCCAGACATGGAGGGCTATGAGAAGCAGAGGGAGGAGTG TGGTGAGGACTTCCACCCCACGTCCAGTAGCCTGATCCACGGCACCCACATCCCCACAACGGAGGGCATTGACCGCATGGTTGAAGATGTGGAGAAACA GATCGAGAAGCGGGCCAAGTACAGCCGACGGAGGGCCTACAATGACGATGCCGACATCGACTACATTAATGAGAGGAATGCCAAGTTCAACAAGAAGGCAGAGCGTTTCTATGGCAAATACACAGCAGAGATCAAACAGAACCTGGAGAGAGGCACAGCTGTGTAG